One window of the Candidatus Dependentiae bacterium genome contains the following:
- a CDS encoding right-handed parallel beta-helix repeat-containing protein: MQIKSNVWSILLLFLMPNILCASITYVNPQPGENLHGLTVRIGTEVDIIASKVCIIESLVDALDIMISGSLGAEEILSAIEALSVEVSVDNQLICSKLEVIDSKIDEIVIESDASQLDVIESKIDNLSVEVSVDNQLICSKLEVIDSKIDEIVIESDASQLDVIESKIDNLSVEVSVDNQLICSKLEVIDSKIDEIVVESDASQLDVIESKIDNLSVEVSIDNQLICSKLEVIDSKIDEIVIESDASQLDVIESKIDVIDNDLSIDNELICSKLLVIESKVDLLACPTMITQADIPYTITVAGTYCLGEDVANASGSYAITISSDDVVLDLHEYTITGNASSGIHIIVIDDTIDNVTIKNGFLRDATDSLSFGIFAGESTGCSNVKISNVHMHNTVGGGIWAFEIDGLIIEGCTVTDSPDGTGIQLSGSGGNVYIADCTIKNVGGNGISSSLETGNIVIERCVAQEVSLAGFLISTPNASGTNVTNVVIRDCNALACTPGFRIIRIDDISLINCTAQRCFRGFWIEPSSVAPASGLTCINCQAQSCDRGAFILQESSGSGIYNDLIFKNCQASGSILGSGQGEGFLIAPNGSATNVQIIDCESENNAQHGIRIGTDVSEIMINNCSIAGNGADGVNYAGVSAEIKNSSIAYNAGTGIEHVGSGSLELCNNLVHNNTVENFSGLDAIDTNLCTGQMEIITQVDIIDSKIDVLAECCECDVIIMQSDIPYSIEAPGVYCLGEDIDASAGNVGIGIISTDNVVLDLRGHTIDGGGTTNNAIQVLSSDNIVVQNGRIVRTDVDAIAVSSSSRVIIRDMQINNVTSDGISIGGNDCTVERCEITLFTATGINITAGAERAVIEDCIIRNGVRGIQSSTTSPNCTINNCECSGVTTAGFDIRGANNVVNDCVASGNTIAAGVGFDISGANCQVKNSSAVGNNVGIDLNGVTTIHLCNNIVNGNTADFTGGAYDSDLCDDISVFDVALEAIESKVDIILSTSCPHIIAQLPYTITAAGTYCLAQDLTNNSVSSAITINTSNVTLDLNGYTINANGRSAIAFELQSNIVIRNGIIRDGVRSINATDTVTNIHISDIQIFDDTNDVVVLLVAGALIENVAVYNSTGSAFAINGSDVQVVDCTVIGGAANGFRISEMSRISLYRCEAVSLSDSGFSLAAVTDAVLVDCVAKECGDEGFFLTNLTEGCTLESCVAQNCTGSGFRTGPSFSPAIGVQMINCVSSYNGASGIRMDDGSSSIVLSGCIVNDNTSNGITVGASTSNMALRNCTTNNNGADGISVNGATGIIIRDCTAYGNGSDGFSTSAIEPLIQGNQAVNNGAFGFIDTNSTTARYWNNSTLGNTSGAYSGVAINNQLAGASITDTIGHYWINISN, translated from the coding sequence ATGCAGATCAAATCTAATGTATGGTCAATTTTGTTGTTGTTTTTGATGCCAAACATACTATGTGCATCCATCACCTATGTGAATCCGCAGCCGGGTGAGAACCTGCATGGCCTGACAGTACGTATAGGGACTGAGGTTGATATCATTGCCTCCAAGGTGTGTATTATAGAATCATTAGTAGATGCACTTGATATTATGATTAGTGGATCTTTGGGCGCCGAGGAAATCTTATCTGCAATAGAAGCATTAAGTGTAGAGGTTTCGGTTGACAACCAACTGATATGTTCAAAGTTGGAAGTGATAGATTCAAAGATAGATGAGATTGTTATAGAGTCAGACGCATCACAGTTGGATGTGATTGAATCAAAAATAGATAATCTGAGTGTAGAAGTTTCGGTTGACAACCAACTGATATGTTCAAAACTGGAAGTGATAGATTCAAAGATAGATGAGATTGTTATAGAGTCAGACGCATCACAGTTGGATGTGATTGAATCAAAAATAGATAATCTGAGTGTAGAAGTTTCGGTTGACAACCAACTGATATGTTCAAAACTGGAAGTGATAGATTCAAAGATAGATGAGATTGTTGTAGAGTCGGATGCATCACAGTTGGATGTAATTGAATCGAAAATAGATAATCTGAGTGTAGAGGTTTCAATTGACAATCAATTGATATGTTCAAAGTTAGAAGTGATAGATTCAAAAATAGATGAGATCGTTATAGAGTCAGACGCATCGCAATTGGATGTGATTGAAAGTAAGATAGATGTTATTGATAATGATTTATCAATAGATAATGAACTTATATGCTCTAAATTACTGGTAATAGAATCAAAAGTTGATTTGTTAGCATGTCCGACGATGATCACACAAGCAGATATACCATATACCATCACCGTAGCGGGGACCTATTGCTTAGGGGAAGACGTAGCTAATGCGAGTGGGTCATATGCGATTACCATATCGTCAGATGATGTGGTGCTTGATTTGCATGAATATACAATTACCGGGAATGCATCAAGCGGGATCCATATAATAGTTATAGACGATACTATTGATAACGTAACGATAAAAAATGGATTTTTACGAGATGCAACAGATTCATTGAGTTTTGGGATATTTGCAGGAGAATCGACCGGATGCAGTAATGTAAAGATTAGTAATGTACATATGCATAATACAGTTGGTGGGGGCATATGGGCTTTTGAGATTGATGGATTGATTATAGAAGGATGTACCGTAACAGATTCACCAGATGGAACCGGTATACAGTTATCAGGTAGTGGTGGCAATGTGTATATAGCAGATTGTACGATTAAAAATGTAGGTGGTAACGGTATATCATCATCTTTAGAAACGGGCAATATAGTCATAGAACGATGTGTTGCGCAAGAAGTATCATTAGCAGGGTTTTTAATAAGTACACCAAATGCTTCCGGTACCAACGTGACTAATGTAGTTATACGGGATTGCAATGCATTAGCATGTACGCCAGGATTTAGAATAATACGCATAGATGATATTAGTTTAATAAACTGTACAGCACAAAGATGTTTTCGTGGTTTTTGGATAGAACCAAGTTCGGTAGCTCCAGCAAGTGGATTGACCTGTATAAACTGCCAAGCACAAAGCTGTGATAGAGGGGCGTTTATTCTGCAAGAAAGCAGTGGTTCAGGTATTTATAACGATCTTATATTTAAAAATTGTCAGGCATCAGGAAGCATATTAGGTTCTGGTCAAGGGGAAGGATTCTTAATAGCTCCAAACGGCAGTGCAACCAATGTGCAGATTATAGATTGCGAGAGTGAAAATAATGCTCAACACGGTATACGCATAGGTACGGATGTAAGCGAGATCATGATAAATAACTGTAGTATAGCAGGTAATGGAGCAGATGGCGTAAATTATGCAGGTGTGAGCGCGGAAATAAAAAACAGCTCTATAGCATACAATGCGGGTACTGGGATAGAGCATGTAGGAAGTGGTTCATTAGAATTATGTAATAACTTGGTGCACAATAATACAGTAGAAAATTTCTCCGGACTGGATGCGATAGATACGAATTTGTGCACCGGGCAGATGGAAATAATAACACAGGTGGATATTATTGATTCAAAAATAGATGTATTGGCAGAGTGTTGTGAGTGTGATGTTATTATTATGCAATCAGATATACCATATTCAATAGAAGCACCGGGTGTATATTGTTTAGGAGAAGATATAGACGCATCAGCAGGGAACGTAGGGATAGGAATAATATCGACAGACAATGTGGTATTAGATTTACGAGGGCATACAATAGATGGCGGTGGTACGACGAATAATGCGATACAGGTCTTATCATCAGATAATATTGTGGTTCAAAATGGTAGGATAGTGCGCACCGATGTTGATGCAATAGCTGTGTCATCGTCAAGTAGAGTTATTATACGAGACATGCAAATTAATAACGTGACATCAGATGGGATCAGTATAGGTGGAAATGATTGTACGGTAGAACGATGTGAGATTACTTTATTTACTGCAACAGGAATAAATATAACAGCAGGTGCAGAACGAGCTGTAATAGAAGATTGCATCATAAGAAATGGGGTAAGAGGAATACAAAGTAGTACAACATCGCCTAATTGCACCATAAATAATTGTGAATGCAGTGGCGTTACGACAGCAGGATTTGACATACGAGGAGCAAATAACGTAGTAAACGACTGTGTAGCATCAGGCAACACGATAGCTGCTGGGGTGGGATTTGATATAAGTGGTGCGAATTGCCAAGTCAAAAATAGTTCAGCAGTAGGTAATAATGTGGGGATAGATCTGAATGGTGTGACCACCATACACTTATGTAACAACATAGTAAATGGTAATACTGCCGACTTTACGGGTGGTGCGTATGACAGTGATTTATGTGATGATATATCAGTATTCGATGTTGCATTAGAAGCAATAGAGTCAAAAGTTGATATTATACTGAGTACGAGCTGTCCTCATATAATTGCTCAGTTACCGTATACTATTACCGCAGCTGGTACCTATTGCTTAGCGCAAGATTTGACTAACAATAGTGTAAGTAGTGCCATCACTATTAACACAAGCAATGTCACCCTTGATCTCAATGGATATACTATTAATGCAAATGGAAGATCGGCTATTGCGTTTGAATTACAAAGTAATATTGTAATAAGGAATGGTATTATCAGAGATGGCGTGCGATCCATTAACGCGACAGATACCGTAACCAATATACATATTAGTGATATCCAAATATTTGATGATACAAATGATGTTGTTGTCTTATTAGTAGCAGGGGCATTAATAGAAAATGTTGCCGTGTATAACTCAACGGGTAGCGCTTTTGCTATCAATGGTAGTGATGTGCAAGTTGTTGATTGCACAGTAATTGGAGGTGCCGCGAATGGATTTCGTATTAGTGAGATGAGTAGAATTTCATTATATCGATGTGAGGCGGTAAGCTTATCAGATAGTGGATTTAGCTTAGCTGCAGTTACAGATGCAGTATTAGTAGATTGTGTAGCAAAAGAATGTGGTGATGAAGGGTTTTTCCTTACTAATCTTACGGAAGGATGCACACTTGAATCATGTGTTGCACAAAATTGTACGGGATCTGGCTTTAGAACTGGGCCTTCATTCTCTCCGGCTATTGGTGTACAGATGATTAATTGTGTCAGTTCGTATAATGGTGCTAGTGGGATTAGGATGGATGATGGATCTTCCTCCATCGTGTTAAGTGGGTGTATTGTAAATGACAATACGAGCAATGGCATTACGGTTGGTGCAAGTACTTCTAATATGGCCTTACGCAACTGTACAACGAATAATAATGGTGCAGACGGAATTTCTGTTAATGGTGCAACTGGTATAATAATACGCGATTGTACTGCCTATGGGAATGGAAGCGATGGGTTTTCTACTTCAGCAATAGAACCACTTATACAGGGAAATCAGGCCGTAAATAATGGTGCATTTGGTTTCATAGATACTAATAGTACCACGGCGCGTTACTGGAATAATTCAACATTAGGTAATACGTCTGGCGCTTATTCTGGCGTTGCTATAAACAATCAACTCGCGGGAGCGTCGATCACTGATACCATTGGTCATTACTGGATTAATATTAGTAACTAA
- a CDS encoding right-handed parallel beta-helix repeat-containing protein — MKDQPSRKYIIVLLSMYACSLYSLIDPQPGENIHNLLFRTAQEVDATFTTVVEIQSTVDMNQSLLELISSQVDGIDTDLSIHDVMICSKLEVIESKIDEIVVESDGSQLDIIESKVCIIESLVEALDIMVSGSLGTMEVLSAVEALSVEVSVDNILICSKLDVIDSKIDEIMAESNASQLDVLESKIDVIDTELSIDSMLICSKLEHIENELALLSASEIDLINKNMMILVSISDDLLDTFTVLSSVSEIILDNLSDLDVLVSGLSSQIDKLDTDLSIDNELINSKLMVIDSKIDEIIEASDASQLDVLESKIDVLTTDVSVDNELICSKLEVIDSKIDEIGTIDVSQLDVLESNIDVLTSDVSVDNELICSKLMVIDSKIDEIGAIDVSQLDAIESKVDVLIVDVSLDNELICSKLIVIDSKIDEIESSDASQLDVIESKVDVLDVDVSVHDALVRSQLDVIESIVEDLNIDTELIISQLDVLESKVDVIDTDLSLDNEMICSKLMVIDSKIDEILAISEESLLDVLESKIDVLDVEISIHDELVRSQLDVIESIVEDLNIDTNFIISQLDVLESKVDVIDIEISVNDALILDELAVIESRLDDLAECCACDVIIMQADIPYSIEAPGVYCLGEDIDASAFNVGIGIVSTENVLLDLRGHTINGGGTTNNAIQVISSDNVVIQNGRIVGTDVDAITVSSSTSERVIIRDMQISDVIADGISVSGTNCTVTRCEITSFTGVGINITPSANVRAVIEDCIIRNGVTGILTSSIAANCSIINCECSGNTTAGFNIQGANNVVANCVASGNTGGSGIGFDISGANCQVKDSSSVGNTVGIDLNGVTTIELCNNIVNGNTTDFAGGAYDSDLCNNVSVFDVTICSKLMVIESKIDNMMSGNGDTSLLEVIESKIDLLACPHMITQADIPLTIAAAGTYCLTEDVVGSGTSILVNVSNVTVDLHGYMLDANGGVGIGLNTNITDIEIRNGTIVNPTIGIGLNNATNIVVSDIQMFDATSYSLTSSGASQLQLTDMSVFDVATGFYFDGSTDMQLVNCCVMNATQHGFRFYNTTRATVYASAAINAGNSAPYYGFWCDLCTDMVFINCTAQDCGNAGFIVQATTSAVFRNCVAQRNGAATTASGFLASVNSLGIVWSNCRSSFNSQHGFATTNIESVLIRDCIATDNSSNGFDTSAVDLMVLGCQAVNNTTNGFRNTVAASRFWNNATMGNGTAYSGVTVAHTLAGSSVRPATGHYWINISD; from the coding sequence ATGAAAGATCAGCCAAGTCGTAAGTACATAATTGTGTTGTTGAGTATGTATGCCTGTTCACTTTACTCTCTGATCGATCCTCAACCAGGTGAAAACATACATAATTTATTATTTAGAACCGCGCAAGAAGTTGATGCAACATTTACGACCGTAGTGGAGATACAGTCTACGGTAGACATGAATCAATCACTACTGGAATTAATAAGTTCACAAGTAGATGGGATTGATACCGATCTATCAATACACGATGTAATGATCTGTTCAAAATTAGAAGTTATCGAATCGAAGATAGATGAGATCGTAGTAGAGTCGGATGGCTCTCAGCTAGATATAATAGAATCAAAAGTATGTATTATAGAATCATTGGTTGAAGCGCTGGATATCATGGTGAGTGGTTCACTGGGCACCATGGAGGTACTATCAGCAGTGGAAGCGCTGAGCGTTGAAGTATCAGTAGATAATATATTAATATGCTCCAAGCTAGATGTAATAGATTCAAAGATAGATGAGATCATGGCAGAATCGAATGCATCACAATTGGATGTGCTAGAATCCAAAATAGATGTCATAGATACAGAATTATCGATAGATAGCATGTTGATATGTTCTAAGCTAGAGCATATAGAAAATGAGCTCGCGCTATTATCAGCATCAGAAATAGATTTAATCAATAAAAATATGATGATATTAGTGTCAATAAGTGATGATTTGCTTGATACGTTTACGGTATTATCAAGTGTTTCTGAAATTATATTAGATAATTTAAGCGATTTGGATGTGCTGGTATCAGGACTGTCAAGTCAGATAGATAAACTGGATACGGATCTGTCGATAGATAATGAACTGATAAATTCCAAATTAATGGTAATAGACTCAAAGATAGATGAAATTATAGAAGCATCAGATGCATCACAGTTAGATGTGCTAGAAAGCAAGATCGATGTGCTCACGACAGATGTATCGGTAGATAATGAACTGATATGCTCCAAGTTAGAAGTAATAGATTCAAAGATAGATGAGATCGGTACCATAGATGTATCGCAGTTGGATGTGCTCGAGAGCAACATAGATGTACTCACGTCAGACGTATCAGTAGATAATGAACTGATATGCTCCAAGTTAATGGTGATAGATTCAAAAATAGATGAGATTGGAGCAATAGATGTATCGCAGTTAGATGCCATAGAAAGCAAAGTTGATGTACTCATTGTAGATGTATCACTAGATAATGAACTGATATGTTCCAAGTTAATAGTCATAGATTCAAAAATAGATGAAATAGAAAGTTCAGATGCATCACAGTTGGATGTGATAGAAAGCAAGGTTGATGTACTGGATGTAGACGTATCGGTACATGATGCATTAGTACGTTCGCAGCTGGACGTAATTGAATCAATTGTAGAAGATCTGAATATAGATACCGAATTAATTATTTCACAACTTGATGTGCTGGAAAGCAAAGTAGATGTGATCGATACAGATCTGTCACTCGATAATGAAATGATATGTTCCAAATTAATGGTAATAGATTCAAAAATAGATGAGATATTAGCAATATCAGAGGAATCACTGCTTGATGTACTAGAAAGTAAAATAGATGTGCTAGATGTAGAAATATCAATACACGATGAGTTAGTGCGTTCGCAGCTGGACGTAATCGAATCAATAGTAGAAGATCTGAATATAGATACCAATTTCATTATCTCACAACTGGATGTGCTGGAAAGCAAAGTAGATGTGATTGATATAGAAATATCAGTCAATGATGCGTTGATTCTTGATGAGCTAGCTGTAATCGAATCAAGACTAGATGATTTAGCAGAGTGTTGTGCATGTGATGTTATTATTATGCAAGCAGATATCCCGTATTCAATAGAAGCACCGGGTGTGTATTGCTTGGGAGAAGATATAGATGCATCAGCATTTAACGTAGGGATAGGGATAGTATCGACAGAAAATGTATTGTTGGATTTACGAGGGCATACGATTAATGGTGGTGGTACAACCAATAATGCAATACAAGTCATATCATCAGATAATGTGGTGATACAGAATGGAAGAATAGTAGGGACTGATGTAGATGCTATCACCGTGTCATCATCAACATCTGAGCGAGTTATTATCCGAGATATGCAAATTAGTGATGTGATAGCAGATGGGATTAGTGTAAGCGGAACTAACTGTACGGTAACACGATGCGAAATTACTTCATTTACGGGAGTAGGAATAAATATAACACCAAGTGCAAATGTAAGAGCAGTGATAGAAGATTGCATAATAAGAAATGGCGTTACTGGGATATTAACGAGCAGTATAGCGGCCAATTGTTCTATAATTAATTGTGAATGCAGTGGCAATACAACAGCGGGATTTAATATACAAGGGGCAAATAACGTAGTAGCTAACTGTGTAGCCTCAGGCAACACGGGAGGCAGTGGCATAGGATTTGATATAAGCGGTGCGAATTGCCAGGTTAAAGATAGTTCATCAGTAGGCAATACAGTGGGGATAGATCTGAATGGCGTAACGACCATAGAATTATGTAACAACATAGTGAATGGTAATACTACCGATTTTGCCGGTGGTGCGTATGACAGTGATTTGTGCAACAATGTCTCGGTATTTGATGTCACCATATGTTCTAAATTAATGGTTATAGAATCAAAAATAGACAATATGATGAGTGGCAATGGAGATACTTCATTGTTGGAAGTTATAGAATCAAAAATCGATTTATTAGCATGTCCTCACATGATTACCCAGGCAGATATACCGTTAACCATAGCGGCAGCAGGTACCTATTGTTTGACCGAAGATGTTGTCGGTTCTGGTACATCTATTTTGGTAAATGTAAGTAACGTAACCGTGGATTTGCATGGCTATATGCTTGATGCAAATGGTGGGGTGGGCATTGGCTTGAACACTAATATTACCGATATTGAAATAAGAAACGGTACTATTGTAAATCCTACGATTGGTATTGGTTTGAATAATGCTACTAATATTGTAGTGAGTGATATTCAGATGTTTGATGCTACTAGTTATAGTTTGACCAGTAGTGGAGCAAGTCAATTGCAGCTGACAGATATGAGTGTCTTTGATGTTGCTACCGGATTTTATTTTGATGGCAGTACTGATATGCAATTGGTCAATTGTTGTGTAATGAATGCGACGCAACATGGTTTTAGGTTTTATAATACAACCAGAGCTACGGTGTATGCGTCTGCAGCAATTAATGCTGGTAATAGTGCGCCATATTATGGGTTTTGGTGTGATTTATGTACTGATATGGTATTTATTAATTGTACCGCACAAGATTGTGGCAATGCAGGGTTTATTGTGCAAGCTACCACAAGTGCGGTGTTCAGAAATTGTGTTGCACAACGCAATGGTGCTGCAACTACGGCATCAGGATTTCTTGCCTCTGTCAATTCATTGGGAATAGTATGGAGTAATTGTAGAAGTTCGTTCAATTCACAACATGGGTTTGCCACCACGAATATAGAATCTGTTTTGATACGTGATTGTATTGCAACTGATAATTCGTCCAATGGGTTTGACACGAGTGCGGTTGACTTAATGGTGCTTGGATGCCAAGCAGTTAATAATACAACAAACGGGTTTAGGAATACTGTGGCGGCTTCACGTTTTTGGAATAATGCAACAATGGGTAATGGAACTGCTTATAGTGGGGTAACTGTAGCTCATACGCTTGCAGGGTCATCGGTACGGCCTGCAACGGGGCACTATTGGATAAACATTAGCGATTAA
- a CDS encoding 3'-5' exonuclease, whose amino-acid sequence MHKDTSFNTFLSTELNQAQQQAVTHKTGSILVVAGAGSGKTRVITTRITNLIKNHAVNPQSIIALTFTNKAATEMRERIIKFLGTEESLPFIGTFHSYCVRMLKQHQDKLDAPFFSILDEDDKCKLINSILQKSNLQKQISARQAAYQISYVKNHTVNPSKPALDTLHNPLMHDIFYAYEKEKKISKCLDFDDLLLETVHLFDTHTAFKHEFQKTIQHILVDEYQDTNTVQHALLKHMALANKKFAAESICVVGDEDQSIYSWRGATVSNILNFTKDFPKTTIIKIEQNYRSVQPILDAANHVITHNQERNPKKLWSDKKGKDRIRLLTTLTEYQEAATIVHCIEALHASKKTQEIAILYRTHSQSRALEEALIRQNITYKIIGGMQFYERKEIKDILAYLRLIINPFDRTSFFRVINTPARGLGEKFEELVYETWQQEPFLTFIDVLKKLIDTKEITGNKQKSVEQFLFVINGLDAMSTPYQATQQIIERSRYLAYLKDAHEPEDARARIENMQELIKAMQHFETENITTITQFIEEVTLMQEKQHEQDTTQQPVLMMTLHAAKGLEFDTVIIAGLEEGLLPSARSLTDSLAVEEERRLFYVGITRAKERLLITHAKYRYSYGQMVDQVASRFVSELPQSGIKHDDCTYWKNYQTQTYFGDWLGTPPIKNEFQSFAMPASVRETTKKKSCVSQPKTAVSPTKKGSQLPTAIRKNKIVTHKKYGVGVIEHTETRGEKTYVTVKFKSGSKKILATFLENV is encoded by the coding sequence ATGCATAAAGATACCTCCTTCAACACATTTTTATCCACAGAACTAAACCAAGCACAACAACAGGCAGTCACCCATAAAACTGGCTCTATTCTTGTGGTCGCCGGTGCAGGGTCAGGTAAAACGCGAGTAATTACAACTCGAATTACTAACCTTATAAAAAATCACGCCGTCAACCCGCAGTCTATTATTGCACTCACCTTTACCAATAAAGCCGCAACTGAAATGCGTGAACGTATTATCAAATTTTTAGGCACAGAAGAATCGTTGCCGTTCATAGGGACTTTTCATTCTTATTGCGTACGCATGCTCAAGCAGCATCAGGATAAATTAGATGCACCATTTTTTTCAATATTGGATGAAGATGACAAATGCAAACTTATCAATAGCATTTTACAAAAAAGCAACCTGCAAAAACAAATAAGTGCACGGCAAGCAGCGTATCAAATTTCGTATGTAAAAAATCATACCGTCAATCCAAGTAAACCAGCACTTGATACCCTACACAACCCACTCATGCATGATATTTTTTATGCATATGAGAAAGAAAAAAAAATAAGCAAGTGTTTAGATTTTGATGACCTTTTGCTTGAAACCGTCCACCTATTTGATACACACACAGCATTTAAACATGAGTTTCAAAAAACAATACAACACATACTTGTTGATGAATACCAAGACACTAACACAGTACAGCATGCACTACTCAAACACATGGCACTTGCAAACAAAAAGTTTGCCGCAGAATCTATCTGTGTAGTTGGCGATGAGGATCAATCTATATATTCATGGCGTGGGGCAACAGTAAGCAATATTTTAAACTTTACCAAAGATTTTCCCAAAACAACTATCATAAAAATTGAACAAAATTATCGCTCGGTACAACCGATATTGGATGCAGCCAATCATGTGATTACACATAATCAAGAACGCAATCCAAAAAAATTATGGTCCGACAAAAAAGGTAAAGATCGTATTCGTTTACTCACTACACTTACTGAATATCAAGAAGCCGCCACTATTGTCCACTGTATTGAAGCATTGCATGCATCAAAAAAAACACAGGAAATTGCAATTTTGTATCGTACTCACTCGCAATCACGCGCGCTGGAAGAAGCACTTATTAGACAAAATATTACGTACAAAATTATTGGTGGTATGCAATTCTATGAACGTAAAGAGATTAAAGATATTTTGGCTTATTTACGCTTGATTATAAATCCTTTTGATCGTACTTCATTCTTCAGAGTCATTAATACACCTGCACGTGGATTAGGAGAAAAATTTGAGGAACTCGTATATGAAACATGGCAACAAGAACCATTTTTAACCTTTATTGATGTGCTCAAAAAACTTATTGATACCAAAGAAATTACCGGAAATAAGCAAAAATCTGTAGAACAATTCCTGTTCGTGATCAATGGGCTTGATGCCATGAGCACACCATATCAAGCAACACAACAAATTATAGAACGCAGTCGCTATCTTGCATATTTGAAAGATGCACATGAACCAGAAGACGCTCGTGCACGTATTGAAAATATGCAAGAACTTATTAAAGCAATGCAACATTTTGAAACAGAAAACATCACAACCATTACACAATTTATTGAAGAAGTTACGCTCATGCAAGAAAAACAACATGAGCAAGATACGACTCAACAGCCGGTGCTTATGATGACGTTGCATGCTGCAAAAGGGTTAGAATTTGATACCGTAATTATTGCGGGTCTAGAAGAAGGTCTATTACCATCTGCACGTTCACTGACCGATAGCCTTGCAGTAGAAGAAGAACGCCGTTTATTTTATGTCGGGATTACTCGTGCTAAAGAACGCTTACTCATTACGCACGCAAAATACCGCTATTCATACGGCCAAATGGTTGACCAAGTAGCATCACGATTTGTGTCAGAACTACCACAGTCTGGTATTAAACATGATGATTGTACGTACTGGAAAAATTATCAAACACAAACATACTTTGGTGATTGGCTTGGTACACCACCTATAAAAAATGAATTTCAATCATTTGCTATGCCAGCATCAGTACGAGAAACTACCAAGAAAAAATCATGTGTATCTCAACCAAAAACTGCTGTTTCACCTACAAAAAAAGGTTCTCAACTACCTACTGCTATACGAAAAAACAAAATTGTTACACATAAAAAATATGGCGTTGGAGTTATAGAACATACTGAGACTCGTGGCGAAAAAACGTATGTAACCGTAAAATTCAAAAGTGGAAGCAAGAAAATTTTGGCAACATTTTTAGAAAATGTTTGA